One window from the genome of Cloacibacillus sp. encodes:
- a CDS encoding TonB-dependent receptor — protein sequence MVLSPGAVTVVMPGERSGEQKNLPDLLEEVPGLQIIRLQGRHGYAVASIRGSTSAQVAVYVDGILANLQSEAAVDLSAIPVDTIERIEVYRGYIPARFGAQAMGGVINIITKMPAKPETRLSFGAGSFGRYKGILSHAARLGDGKFFGSFTRESYRGDFKYWNDNGTPYNDTDDYEAERRDNGFEKADLLLKWENENWRARASWVKNDRDLALEAPGIDRPYGLQRPGAILDTEKWDLSLGRRQKSGDVDWGWKTIYTHQTKDYDSRRGTAPSIIGGAYVTESKYKTERIGAAGDAAWRIGERHYIEVLAEFYEERLDVRGDMLYTYLNGKDRYRSRNWSGSLQDTISLDGGGTFLATPSVRWFSQDDTSHATWQIALSKAFSPAWTLRSTFGTYARAPNMYERYGDGAFILPAKGDLEWETGKQFDIGAAWHGVSGETQIKASLTGFWRESDNLIEFDMESPAYGRYKNIAKAKVKGVELETELESELWKLTLSGTWIRGTNETPNDSGSVRYYGKTLPNRPEWSGKARLTRKFERGQLFAEVQYIGENYADSSQKVLFDARTICGAGVKYKLSPVSTIIAGVDDIFNQADDWRMRPDGLNGPVRMLWYPVEGRTFYVTLETVL from the coding sequence ATGGTACTTTCGCCGGGCGCCGTCACAGTAGTAATGCCGGGTGAGAGAAGCGGCGAACAGAAAAATCTTCCAGACCTCCTCGAAGAGGTGCCCGGGCTTCAAATAATCCGCCTACAGGGACGTCACGGCTACGCCGTCGCCTCCATCCGCGGCAGCACCTCCGCTCAGGTCGCCGTGTATGTGGACGGCATTCTTGCCAATTTACAGAGCGAAGCGGCGGTAGACCTCTCTGCTATCCCAGTTGATACGATAGAACGCATCGAAGTTTATCGCGGTTACATCCCCGCGCGTTTCGGCGCACAGGCAATGGGCGGCGTGATAAACATTATCACCAAGATGCCAGCGAAGCCAGAGACTCGCCTGTCTTTCGGTGCTGGTTCTTTCGGCCGCTACAAAGGAATCCTGTCGCACGCGGCGAGACTGGGCGACGGTAAATTTTTCGGCTCGTTCACCCGCGAGAGCTATCGCGGCGATTTCAAATACTGGAACGACAATGGGACTCCATACAACGACACCGACGACTATGAGGCTGAACGCCGCGACAACGGCTTTGAGAAGGCTGACCTCCTCCTTAAATGGGAGAACGAAAACTGGAGGGCGCGCGCCTCATGGGTGAAAAATGACCGAGACCTGGCGCTGGAGGCCCCCGGCATAGACAGACCCTACGGTTTGCAGCGTCCAGGAGCGATACTCGACACGGAAAAGTGGGACCTCTCGCTCGGACGCAGACAGAAGAGCGGAGATGTCGACTGGGGCTGGAAAACTATCTACACGCACCAGACAAAAGACTACGACAGCAGACGCGGAACGGCGCCAAGCATCATCGGCGGCGCATACGTGACGGAGAGCAAATATAAGACGGAACGCATAGGCGCGGCGGGAGACGCCGCCTGGCGCATTGGAGAACGGCACTATATCGAGGTGCTCGCGGAATTCTACGAGGAACGGCTCGACGTGCGCGGAGACATGCTTTACACCTACCTTAACGGCAAAGACCGCTATCGCTCCCGCAACTGGAGCGGCAGCCTGCAGGACACCATCTCCCTCGACGGCGGAGGCACCTTTCTAGCGACCCCTTCCGTACGCTGGTTCAGCCAGGACGACACAAGCCACGCCACCTGGCAGATAGCTCTCTCAAAGGCATTCTCCCCCGCATGGACCCTCAGAAGCACCTTCGGGACATACGCCCGCGCGCCCAACATGTACGAACGGTACGGCGACGGCGCCTTTATCCTCCCTGCAAAGGGCGATCTTGAATGGGAGACGGGAAAACAGTTTGACATCGGCGCGGCGTGGCACGGGGTTTCGGGAGAAACTCAAATAAAAGCGTCGCTCACAGGCTTCTGGCGCGAAAGCGACAACCTGATAGAGTTCGACATGGAAAGCCCCGCCTATGGCCGCTACAAAAACATCGCCAAGGCGAAAGTAAAGGGCGTCGAGCTGGAGACGGAACTTGAGTCGGAATTGTGGAAACTGACGCTATCCGGCACCTGGATAAGGGGAACCAACGAGACCCCAAACGACAGCGGCAGCGTCCGTTATTACGGCAAGACGCTCCCCAACCGGCCAGAATGGAGCGGCAAGGCGAGGCTCACGAGAAAATTTGAAAGAGGGCAGCTCTTCGCTGAGGTTCAGTATATAGGCGAAAACTACGCCGATTCATCACAAAAGGTCCTGTTTGACGCGCGCACGATATGCGGCGCAGGCGTCAAATATAAGCTCAGCCCCGTATCAACGATCATCGCGGGAGTAGACGACATTTTCAATCAGGCCGACGACTGGCGCATGAGGCCCGACGGGCTGAACGGCCCGGTGCGTATGCTTTGGTATCCCGTCGAAGGGCGGACATTTTACGTGACGCTGGAAACTGTACTTTAA
- the selB gene encoding selenocysteine-specific translation elongation factor: protein MANLEYPFVIGTAGHIDHGKTSLVKRLTDVDCDRLAEEKKRGMTIELGFAPFTLPSGQTISIVDVPGHEKFIRQMVAGAAGVDAVMLVIAADDGVMPQTREHLSILSLLGIKNGLTVINKTDLVDEEMLELAVDDARTLLADTFLADEPVIPVSALTGAGIDELKAALQKMTEESESKSRRGAFFLPVDRVFHISGFGTVVTGTAINGEIKEGDDIEVLPEKNLTKVRSIQVHGLPVETATAGQRVAVNLAGLALAEVKRGDVVTSRGCFTPSSCLDVQMRLLGAAEPVKHWQRLRLHVGTTEAMARVSLLDREILMPGESAPAQLITEEPVVTSMKSCFILRTYSPLITVAGGNILMAAGERPKSRATKTALIKYLEEMAEGPALKEQLLAFVNYKGRISAADAARMNEITLTELMRAVSPFEAKGDMAVVRGAETQLVSKERAALYAGAIKERLEAFHKEHPERQGLSAEECAKSFDTPDVKFAKELLTLFDRQGALKFTGERARLCGFEPFDEEKFSNQVAAVKNFALAKGFSMPTIDEAREAAALSAEEMKRVVSYLKERKELVTITGAFLLFPEIESEFKNKLQTIEGEITLANVRDATESSRKYTLPLLEYFDSKGVTRRAGEKRILIKR, encoded by the coding sequence ATGGCAAATCTGGAATACCCGTTTGTAATAGGCACGGCGGGCCACATCGACCACGGAAAGACCTCGCTCGTCAAGCGCCTGACCGACGTCGACTGCGATCGGCTCGCTGAGGAAAAAAAGCGCGGCATGACGATAGAGCTGGGCTTTGCGCCCTTCACGCTGCCTTCGGGACAGACGATAAGCATCGTAGACGTCCCCGGACACGAAAAATTCATACGACAAATGGTGGCGGGAGCCGCAGGGGTGGACGCCGTAATGCTGGTAATAGCAGCCGACGACGGCGTAATGCCGCAGACGCGCGAGCATCTGTCCATACTGTCGCTGCTTGGCATAAAAAACGGCCTCACAGTCATAAATAAAACAGACCTCGTAGACGAAGAGATGCTGGAACTTGCCGTAGACGACGCGCGCACGCTGCTTGCGGATACCTTCCTCGCCGACGAACCGGTCATCCCCGTATCCGCGCTGACCGGCGCCGGCATCGACGAACTAAAGGCGGCGCTGCAAAAAATGACGGAAGAGTCGGAGAGCAAAAGCCGCAGAGGCGCCTTCTTCCTGCCAGTCGACAGAGTGTTTCATATCTCCGGCTTCGGCACGGTCGTGACCGGCACCGCCATAAACGGCGAAATAAAAGAGGGCGACGACATAGAGGTGCTGCCTGAAAAAAACCTCACAAAAGTCCGCTCCATCCAGGTGCACGGCCTCCCCGTTGAAACCGCAACGGCTGGACAGCGCGTCGCAGTCAATCTCGCGGGGCTTGCGCTCGCGGAGGTAAAACGCGGAGACGTCGTCACCTCGCGCGGCTGCTTCACGCCCTCGTCGTGCCTTGACGTGCAGATGAGGCTGCTAGGCGCGGCGGAACCAGTCAAACACTGGCAGCGGCTGCGCCTCCATGTCGGAACGACGGAGGCGATGGCTCGCGTCAGCCTGCTCGACCGAGAGATACTGATGCCCGGCGAAAGCGCGCCAGCGCAGCTCATAACGGAGGAACCGGTCGTAACTTCAATGAAAAGCTGCTTCATACTGCGCACCTACAGCCCGCTCATAACGGTCGCCGGCGGAAACATATTGATGGCGGCAGGCGAACGCCCGAAGAGCCGCGCTACAAAGACCGCGCTCATAAAATATCTGGAAGAGATGGCCGAAGGCCCCGCGCTGAAAGAACAACTGCTTGCCTTCGTCAATTACAAAGGCAGGATATCCGCCGCGGACGCCGCGAGAATGAACGAAATAACGCTAACAGAGCTTATGCGCGCCGTCTCCCCTTTTGAGGCAAAGGGCGACATGGCGGTCGTGCGCGGCGCGGAGACGCAGCTTGTATCAAAAGAGCGGGCCGCGCTTTACGCCGGCGCGATAAAAGAACGTCTAGAGGCCTTCCACAAGGAACACCCCGAAAGACAAGGCCTAAGCGCCGAAGAGTGCGCAAAGAGCTTCGACACGCCGGACGTAAAGTTCGCAAAAGAACTGCTCACCCTCTTTGACAGGCAGGGCGCGCTGAAATTTACAGGCGAGCGGGCGCGGCTTTGCGGCTTCGAGCCGTTTGACGAAGAAAAATTCTCAAACCAGGTGGCCGCGGTCAAAAACTTCGCGCTCGCAAAGGGCTTTTCGATGCCCACGATAGACGAAGCGCGCGAAGCGGCCGCACTCTCCGCGGAGGAAATGAAGCGGGTCGTCTCCTACTTAAAAGAACGAAAAGAACTTGTAACGATTACCGGCGCGTTTCTTCTTTTTCCTGAAATTGAGTCTGAGTTCAAAAACAAACTCCAGACCATCGAAGGAGAGATAACGCTCGCGAACGTCCGAGACGCCACCGAAAGCAGCAGAAAATACACGCTTCCGCTGCTTGAATACTTCGACAGCAAAGGCGTCACCCGGCGCGCCGGAGAGAAGCGAATACTGATAAAAAGGTAG